The following proteins are encoded in a genomic region of Halopelagius longus:
- a CDS encoding PAS domain-containing sensor histidine kinase, with protein sequence MSDQAGTPEGGFWADATGEQAVDRYSTLVNMVDDGIYQLDAEGRFVAVNETIVSLTGYARKELLGEHASIILDDEDANRIQREIYRRYMDGDREGEPLELTAQLADGETLPCELELHLLAEEGTFQGTIGVVRDITDRKQTEQELHERERELRRKERRYEAIFEDPNILVGLLDPDGTVRDINQTAMEYVDADLEDVRGEPFWETPWWGEGDGVQPEVKEWVERAAAGEYVEFEADLTRADGEPYTISGYYRPVTDNDGEVVSIIVSDRDITERKQHERELELFRTLLNHSNDSVLVVDPETGRYLDVNDTACTRRGYSREEFLELRVTDLETEIPDHEAWRSFVEGLRAEGQLTFDGHHRRKDGTTYPVEVNASYVDLDQEYVLAIARDVTERREYERYLEDAKSRLEAATDAGAVGTWEWNIPEDEMVVGKTFARTFGIDPDVAREGVSLDQFIEAIHEDDRERVTAAIEEAVETGGDYEEEYRVWNADDDLRWVVARGHVECDDGEPIRFPGALTDITERKRAELELQQNNEQLETLFEVLPVGVVVAEADGQIVQANDIAHEIWGGDVFDVESVEEYEQYPVWDADSGERVQPDEMTLARVIHGEEVLDPDIYEIEAVDGERRVVRLEGMPVRNEHGEVTRGVATLTDITDRREAQRALEESERRYRTLVENFPNGAVGLFDEDLQYTAVGGQLFDRLDYGPEDRIGHRFTEIHTSDLVEELEPHFRAALDGEAGSFEIEYRGRHLHANTLPVRDADDEVYAGMIVIQDVTERREYERMLEVSNERLEQFAYAASHDLQEPLRMVSSYLRLLERRYADDLDEDAREFLDFAVDGADRMREMIDGLLEYSRVETRGDPFEVVDLDDVLAEVCDDLQVMIQESNAEITAEDLPRVEGDRGQLRQVFQNLLDNAIEYSGDEPPRIHIGAERDGDRWLVSVEDNGIGIDPEDTDRVFEVFQRLHTRDEHAGTGIGLALVERIIERHNGDVWVESSPGQGSTFSFALPVASDFET encoded by the coding sequence ATGAGCGATCAAGCCGGGACTCCGGAGGGTGGGTTTTGGGCGGACGCTACCGGCGAGCAGGCGGTCGATCGGTACTCCACGCTCGTCAATATGGTCGACGATGGCATCTACCAGCTCGACGCCGAGGGGCGGTTCGTCGCGGTCAACGAAACCATAGTCAGCTTGACCGGCTACGCCCGGAAGGAACTCCTCGGCGAGCACGCTTCGATCATCCTCGACGACGAGGACGCCAATCGCATCCAGCGCGAGATCTACCGGCGATATATGGACGGCGACCGCGAGGGAGAGCCGCTCGAGCTCACCGCCCAACTGGCCGACGGCGAGACCCTCCCGTGCGAACTGGAGCTTCACCTGCTCGCTGAGGAGGGGACCTTCCAGGGCACTATCGGGGTCGTGCGCGACATCACAGACCGGAAACAGACGGAACAGGAACTCCACGAACGCGAGCGCGAACTCCGGCGGAAAGAGCGGCGGTACGAGGCCATCTTCGAGGATCCCAACATCCTCGTCGGCCTGCTCGACCCCGACGGGACCGTCCGAGACATCAACCAGACGGCCATGGAGTACGTCGACGCCGATCTGGAGGACGTACGGGGCGAGCCGTTCTGGGAGACTCCCTGGTGGGGCGAGGGCGACGGCGTCCAGCCTGAGGTGAAAGAGTGGGTCGAGCGGGCGGCGGCGGGCGAGTACGTCGAGTTCGAGGCTGACCTCACCCGCGCAGACGGCGAACCGTACACCATCAGCGGCTACTACCGACCTGTCACCGACAACGACGGTGAGGTCGTGTCCATCATCGTTTCCGACCGCGATATCACCGAGCGGAAGCAGCACGAGCGCGAACTCGAGTTGTTCCGCACCCTGCTCAATCACTCGAACGACAGCGTACTGGTGGTGGATCCGGAGACGGGCCGCTACCTCGACGTCAACGACACCGCCTGTACGCGGCGGGGGTACTCGCGTGAGGAGTTCCTCGAACTCAGGGTCACGGATCTCGAAACCGAGATTCCCGACCACGAGGCGTGGCGGTCGTTCGTCGAAGGCCTACGTGCCGAGGGGCAACTGACCTTCGACGGACACCACCGCCGCAAGGACGGTACGACGTACCCGGTCGAGGTCAACGCGTCCTACGTCGACCTCGATCAGGAGTACGTCCTCGCCATCGCTCGCGACGTTACCGAGCGCCGGGAGTACGAACGGTACCTCGAGGACGCCAAATCACGGTTAGAGGCGGCGACAGATGCCGGCGCGGTCGGGACCTGGGAATGGAACATCCCCGAGGACGAGATGGTCGTCGGGAAGACGTTCGCTCGGACGTTCGGCATCGACCCCGACGTCGCCCGCGAGGGCGTGTCGCTCGATCAGTTTATCGAAGCCATCCACGAGGACGACCGCGAGCGAGTCACGGCGGCGATCGAGGAGGCCGTCGAGACGGGCGGCGACTACGAGGAAGAGTACCGCGTGTGGAACGCAGACGACGATCTCCGCTGGGTTGTCGCTCGCGGGCACGTCGAGTGCGACGACGGCGAGCCGATCCGCTTCCCGGGGGCGCTCACCGACATCACCGAACGCAAACGCGCCGAATTAGAACTCCAGCAGAACAACGAACAACTGGAGACTCTCTTCGAAGTCCTTCCCGTGGGCGTCGTGGTCGCGGAGGCCGACGGACAGATCGTCCAAGCCAACGACATCGCACACGAGATCTGGGGCGGCGACGTCTTCGACGTCGAGTCCGTCGAGGAGTACGAGCAGTACCCGGTCTGGGACGCTGATTCCGGCGAGCGCGTCCAGCCGGACGAGATGACGCTCGCGAGGGTCATCCACGGCGAGGAGGTGCTCGACCCGGACATTTACGAGATCGAGGCGGTCGACGGCGAACGACGGGTCGTCCGACTGGAGGGGATGCCCGTCCGCAACGAGCACGGCGAGGTGACCCGCGGCGTAGCTACCCTCACTGACATTACTGACCGCCGTGAGGCCCAACGCGCGCTTGAAGAGTCCGAGCGCCGTTACCGAACGCTGGTCGAAAACTTCCCGAACGGCGCAGTGGGCCTGTTCGATGAGGACCTGCAGTACACCGCTGTTGGCGGTCAGCTCTTCGACAGGCTCGACTACGGCCCGGAGGATCGAATCGGACACCGCTTTACTGAAATCCATACATCGGATCTGGTTGAGGAGTTAGAACCGCACTTCCGGGCCGCACTCGACGGTGAGGCGGGCTCCTTCGAAATCGAATACCGCGGCCGACACCTGCACGCCAATACACTCCCCGTCAGAGACGCCGACGACGAGGTGTACGCGGGCATGATCGTGATCCAAGACGTGACCGAGCGACGGGAATACGAGCGTATGCTGGAGGTGTCCAACGAGCGCCTCGAACAGTTCGCCTACGCCGCGTCCCACGACCTCCAAGAGCCGCTCCGAATGGTCTCGAGCTATCTGCGGTTGCTCGAACGGCGCTACGCCGACGACCTCGACGAGGACGCACGGGAGTTCCTCGATTTTGCCGTCGACGGGGCTGACAGGATGCGGGAGATGATCGACGGTCTGCTAGAGTACTCCCGCGTGGAGACGCGTGGCGATCCGTTCGAGGTCGTCGACCTCGACGACGTCCTCGCGGAGGTCTGTGACGACCTGCAAGTGATGATCCAAGAGAGCAACGCAGAAATCACCGCCGAAGACCTCCCTCGCGTGGAGGGCGATCGCGGGCAGTTGCGGCAGGTCTTCCAGAATCTGTTGGACAACGCCATCGAGTACAGCGGCGACGAACCCCCGCGGATTCACATCGGCGCCGAACGCGACGGCGACCGGTGGCTCGTGTCCGTCGAGGACAACGGCATCGGTATCGATCCGGAGGACACTGACCGAGTCTTCGAGGTCTTCCAGCGCCTGCACACCCGGGACGAACACGCAGGCACTGGTATCGGTCTGGCGCTGGTTGAGCGCATCATCGAGCGCCACAACGGCGATGTCTGGGTCGAGTCGTCCCCTGGCCAGGGCTCGACGTTCTCGTTTGCGCTACCTGTAGCGAGCGATTTCGAGACGTAA
- a CDS encoding inorganic phosphate transporter — protein sequence MVSLLTVAGIVVAVFVGFNIGGSSTGVAFGPAVGSRLVRKATAGALFVGFGFLGAWTVGRNVIATMSSSIVPAAQFTPIASVAVLFFTGASLLISNLYGVPASTSMTAVGAIVGLGLASDTLNQALMFVIVSAWIVAPLVCFTIGFVVGRYVYPYLDRYVAFTTFDLHFVQLDRSGAIPRPYLNPNASPQDIVGSLSVVAIACYMAFSAGASNAANAVAPLVGEGGALTVDQGVLLAVGAFALGSFTIARRTLETVGDDITELPILASLIVSIVGGTVITILSYLGIPASLAVSTTSTIIGLGWGRASRAATLAELATPTPERPEFDVATGALVTSRVEEAPASPTIGDIARHEEPADEPEEIPDVPDIGAEGPADLDERSLFDPKAAKRIVTMWVVTPSLAVAASYPVFAVLL from the coding sequence ATGGTATCACTGCTAACCGTCGCCGGTATCGTCGTCGCCGTGTTCGTCGGGTTCAACATCGGAGGCTCGTCGACGGGTGTGGCGTTCGGCCCCGCAGTCGGCTCGCGCCTCGTTCGGAAGGCGACCGCGGGGGCTTTGTTCGTCGGCTTCGGGTTTCTCGGCGCGTGGACCGTCGGCCGGAACGTCATCGCGACGATGAGCAGCAGTATCGTGCCGGCGGCCCAGTTCACGCCCATCGCAAGTGTCGCAGTCCTGTTTTTCACGGGCGCGTCGCTGTTGATATCGAATCTCTACGGCGTTCCGGCCTCGACGTCGATGACTGCCGTCGGCGCCATCGTCGGGTTGGGTCTCGCGTCGGACACGCTCAATCAGGCGCTGATGTTCGTCATCGTCTCGGCGTGGATCGTCGCGCCGCTGGTGTGTTTCACCATCGGGTTCGTGGTCGGGCGCTACGTCTACCCGTATCTCGACCGCTACGTCGCGTTCACGACGTTCGATCTCCACTTCGTCCAACTCGACCGCTCGGGAGCGATTCCACGGCCGTACCTAAACCCGAACGCGTCACCGCAAGATATCGTCGGGTCACTCTCGGTGGTCGCCATCGCCTGCTACATGGCGTTCTCGGCGGGGGCGTCGAACGCGGCGAACGCTGTGGCCCCCCTCGTCGGCGAGGGTGGGGCGCTCACCGTCGATCAGGGCGTCCTGCTCGCGGTGGGAGCCTTCGCGTTGGGAAGTTTCACGATCGCCCGTCGCACGCTGGAGACGGTCGGAGACGACATCACGGAACTCCCGATTCTCGCGTCGCTGATCGTCTCCATCGTCGGTGGCACGGTCATCACGATCCTCTCGTACTTGGGGATTCCCGCGAGTCTCGCGGTCAGTACGACGTCGACCATCATCGGACTCGGATGGGGGCGGGCAAGTCGGGCCGCGACGCTCGCGGAGTTAGCGACGCCGACGCCCGAGCGGCCGGAGTTTGACGTCGCGACGGGAGCGTTGGTCACCTCACGCGTCGAGGAGGCGCCTGCGAGTCCGACCATCGGCGACATCGCCCGCCACGAGGAACCCGCGGACGAACCGGAGGAGATTCCGGACGTTCCGGACATCGGCGCGGAGGGACCGGCAGACCTCGACGAGCGGAGCCTCTTCGATCCGAAGGCGGCCAAGCGGATCGTTACGATGTGGGTGGTAACGCCCTCGCTGGCGGTCGCGGCCTCCTACCCGGTGTTCGCGGTCCTGCTGTGA
- a CDS encoding DUF7344 domain-containing protein: protein MAVNRDGTLSGYSPDDYFAVLSGKQQQAVASILAEKDRSVELSLLAAEVAAVLADDKRDVRRVEMKLHHYHLPKLDAAGLLEYCSEDRRVSPAKSLRTVVPPKTASLN from the coding sequence ATGGCAGTCAACCGAGACGGCACTCTTTCCGGGTATTCACCTGATGACTACTTCGCCGTCCTCAGCGGAAAACAGCAACAGGCTGTAGCGAGCATCCTCGCCGAGAAAGACCGTTCGGTCGAACTCTCACTCCTCGCAGCGGAGGTTGCCGCTGTCCTCGCAGACGATAAGCGGGACGTGAGACGAGTGGAGATGAAACTTCACCACTACCACCTTCCGAAGTTAGACGCGGCGGGCCTTCTCGAGTACTGTTCCGAGGATCGCCGTGTCAGTCCGGCGAAGAGCCTGCGAACGGTCGTGCCGCCCAAAACGGCGTCGCTGAATTAA
- a CDS encoding PAS domain-containing sensor histidine kinase — MDGREPEALIPAAVDTLPINFAILDDEGTILYTNRAWREFGEANDIELRPDTVGTNYLSITRQAETETAQAAAAGLSEILTGERELFEFEYPCHSPDKQRWFLMRAASFATSDQRYVAVAHFDITDRYTYQRQLEESNERLQQFAHVASHDLQEPLRMVTSYLQLLERRYSDDLDEDAKEFIEFAVDGAERMKAMIQGLLTYSRVETEGQSFDSVDLEAVLDDVLRDLGIRIDETGAEITAESLPTVRGDASQLRQLFQNLLENALQYSGEQKPRVSISAVRDGNEWIISVTDEGIGIDQEDVDRVFEVFQRLHSHEEYEGTGIGLALCRRIVKRHGGEIWVDSEPEEGSTFSFTLPAPDT, encoded by the coding sequence ATGGATGGCCGTGAGCCAGAGGCTCTTATTCCAGCGGCCGTGGACACGCTCCCGATAAACTTTGCAATCCTGGATGACGAAGGGACGATCCTGTATACGAATCGCGCATGGCGGGAGTTCGGCGAAGCGAACGACATCGAACTGAGACCGGATACGGTCGGAACGAACTATCTTTCGATCACCAGACAAGCGGAGACGGAGACGGCACAAGCGGCCGCAGCCGGGTTATCCGAGATTCTAACGGGCGAGCGAGAACTCTTCGAGTTCGAGTATCCGTGCCACTCGCCCGACAAGCAACGTTGGTTTCTCATGCGGGCAGCATCGTTCGCTACCAGCGACCAGAGATACGTCGCTGTCGCCCATTTCGACATCACCGACCGGTACACGTATCAGCGTCAGTTGGAAGAGTCCAACGAGCGCCTCCAGCAGTTCGCCCACGTTGCCTCTCACGACTTGCAAGAGCCGTTACGGATGGTCACGAGCTACCTCCAACTGCTCGAACGTCGGTACAGCGATGACCTCGACGAAGACGCAAAAGAGTTCATCGAGTTCGCAGTTGACGGTGCCGAGCGGATGAAGGCGATGATCCAGGGGCTGCTTACGTACTCCAGAGTCGAAACAGAGGGACAGTCCTTCGATTCGGTCGATCTCGAGGCAGTGCTGGACGACGTGCTGAGGGATCTCGGTATCCGAATCGACGAAACTGGTGCCGAAATCACCGCCGAATCGCTCCCGACTGTCAGAGGCGACGCCAGCCAACTCCGCCAACTCTTCCAGAACCTGCTGGAAAACGCTCTCCAGTACAGCGGTGAGCAGAAACCCCGAGTGTCGATCTCTGCGGTGCGTGACGGAAACGAGTGGATAATTTCGGTCACTGACGAGGGGATCGGTATCGATCAAGAAGACGTAGACCGGGTTTTCGAGGTGTTCCAGCGACTCCACAGCCACGAGGAGTACGAAGGGACAGGAATCGGCCTCGCACTCTGCCGGCGCATCGTCAAACGCCACGGGGGAGAGATTTGGGTAGACTCCGAACCCGAAGAGGGATCGACGTTTTCGTTTACGCTTCCGGCACCCGATACGTGA
- a CDS encoding glycerophosphodiester phosphodiesterase, whose protein sequence is MLPIIGHRGRLRAAAENTVRSFEAAAKWGVDGVEFDVRRTGDDELVVIHDATVDRTTTGNGRVDRLSLAEIQSFTTGDGETVPTLEQSLSVISETTLEAWIDLKDPGLVDDVVRAVRRHGLVERTVLFAGQGFVDDIPERAHDAGIRAGITIGPALAGRYGPTDPFAVIDTLDADALLLTTESITDALLRKAVDRSVRAGLLVDC, encoded by the coding sequence GTGCTTCCAATCATCGGGCATCGAGGCCGACTGCGGGCGGCGGCCGAGAACACGGTACGGTCCTTCGAGGCGGCAGCAAAGTGGGGGGTCGACGGCGTCGAGTTCGACGTTCGACGGACGGGCGACGACGAGTTGGTCGTCATCCACGACGCAACGGTCGACAGAACGACGACTGGTAACGGCCGCGTTGACCGCCTCTCACTCGCGGAGATACAGTCTTTCACCACGGGCGACGGTGAAACCGTGCCCACCCTCGAGCAGTCGCTCTCGGTGATCAGCGAGACGACGCTCGAAGCCTGGATCGATCTGAAGGACCCCGGTCTCGTCGACGACGTCGTAAGGGCAGTCAGACGTCACGGACTAGTGGAACGAACCGTTCTCTTCGCCGGTCAGGGGTTCGTCGACGACATCCCGGAGCGTGCGCACGACGCAGGGATTCGAGCTGGAATCACTATCGGACCCGCACTGGCTGGACGATACGGGCCCACCGACCCCTTCGCCGTCATCGATACTCTGGACGCCGACGCTCTCTTGCTAACCACCGAGTCGATCACGGACGCGCTGCTCCGGAAGGCAGTGGACAGAAGTGTTCGCGCCGGTCTCCTCGTCGACTGCTGA
- a CDS encoding helix-turn-helix domain-containing protein yields MPDSMAEQLQQDMECEGLLECFHGLKQLDKECFQTLVDATEPLTVDEIADTVDRERSTAYRSVQRLLQAGFIQKEQVNYEQGGYYHVYSPSDPSKVARDMQRMLNDWYAKMGQLIQEFEDKYDQTQHTAPAEG; encoded by the coding sequence ATGCCGGATTCTATGGCCGAACAACTCCAGCAGGACATGGAGTGTGAGGGTCTCCTTGAGTGCTTCCACGGTCTCAAACAGCTCGACAAGGAGTGCTTCCAAACCCTCGTAGACGCGACGGAACCGCTCACAGTGGACGAAATCGCAGATACAGTCGATCGAGAGCGGTCGACCGCCTACCGCTCCGTCCAACGTCTACTTCAGGCGGGATTCATCCAGAAAGAGCAGGTCAACTACGAGCAGGGCGGCTACTACCACGTCTACTCACCGAGTGACCCATCGAAGGTCGCGAGAGATATGCAGCGGATGCTCAACGATTGGTACGCCAAGATGGGCCAACTCATCCAAGAGTTCGAGGACAAGTACGATCAGACCCAGCACACCGCCCCCGCCGAAGGGTAA
- a CDS encoding class I SAM-dependent methyltransferase — protein MGHHTFDASKADKLESASDRYRYVSREELLWGLSLDGEETVADLGSGTGFYTDDIAPHSNRVYAVDVQDEMHDYYRQKGVPENVDLVTADVADLPFEDSQVDAAFSTMTYHEFASEEAFDELARVVAPGGRFVVADWAATGTGESGPPLDERYTADEVVDALGDHGFTDVFRAARPETYLIVVENA, from the coding sequence ATGGGCCACCACACGTTCGACGCGTCGAAGGCCGATAAACTCGAGAGCGCGTCCGATCGGTATCGGTACGTTTCTCGTGAGGAACTCCTGTGGGGGCTCTCCCTCGACGGTGAGGAGACCGTCGCCGACCTCGGAAGCGGCACGGGGTTCTACACCGACGATATCGCTCCGCACAGCAACCGCGTCTACGCCGTCGACGTTCAAGACGAGATGCACGACTACTACCGACAGAAAGGGGTCCCCGAGAACGTCGACCTCGTTACGGCCGACGTCGCCGACCTTCCGTTCGAGGACTCCCAGGTCGATGCGGCGTTCTCGACCATGACCTACCACGAGTTCGCCAGTGAGGAGGCATTCGACGAACTCGCTCGCGTCGTCGCACCCGGCGGCCGGTTCGTCGTCGCAGACTGGGCCGCGACCGGCACCGGCGAGAGCGGACCACCCCTCGACGAACGCTACACCGCGGACGAGGTCGTTGACGCCCTCGGCGACCACGGGTTCACGGACGTATTCAGGGCGGCGCGTCCGGAGACGTATCTCATCGTCGTCGAGAACGCGTAG
- a CDS encoding prolyl oligopeptidase family serine peptidase: protein MKLDLYVPAVDDPPLIVYYHGGAWVFNTRDNAPELARYAEKWGMAIASVSYRLSEVPEDVELPSIDPENPTPRGVFPDHFVDAKAAVRWLRANAGEYGYDAERVAAWGASAGGHLASLVGVLDDVTDLAGEAYSEDELRKEVAPDESGAVQAVVNWYGVSDLTLTPGETGNPETLLIGGPKSENRARFEQASPVTHVSANDPPFLIMHGRADQVVPIKHSRVLYDALDKAGVDAIKYELHELNHVFAHGGIETIQSERVAMDLLAASPTPAQSVSETVHIEKGGAARVLTQGKPPAGPITIGQFLTRTIGDLACCDTEA, encoded by the coding sequence ATGAAACTGGACCTGTACGTTCCGGCCGTAGACGACCCGCCGCTGATCGTCTACTACCACGGCGGGGCCTGGGTGTTCAACACCCGAGACAACGCCCCCGAACTGGCGCGGTACGCCGAGAAGTGGGGAATGGCGATTGCGAGCGTCAGCTATCGGCTCTCGGAGGTTCCCGAGGATGTCGAGTTACCGAGTATCGATCCCGAGAACCCGACGCCGCGCGGCGTGTTTCCCGATCACTTCGTCGACGCGAAGGCGGCGGTTCGGTGGTTACGGGCGAACGCAGGCGAGTACGGGTACGACGCCGAACGCGTCGCGGCGTGGGGTGCGTCGGCAGGCGGCCACCTAGCCAGTCTCGTCGGCGTTCTCGACGACGTGACGGACCTCGCGGGAGAGGCTTATTCGGAGGACGAACTCCGGAAGGAGGTCGCACCCGACGAGTCGGGCGCCGTTCAAGCAGTCGTCAACTGGTATGGGGTCTCGGATCTCACGCTAACGCCGGGCGAGACGGGCAATCCCGAGACGCTGCTCATCGGCGGCCCGAAGTCCGAGAACCGGGCTCGGTTCGAACAGGCGAGTCCGGTGACGCACGTCTCCGCGAACGACCCGCCGTTCCTCATCATGCACGGACGCGCAGACCAAGTGGTTCCGATCAAACACAGTCGCGTTCTGTACGACGCGCTAGATAAAGCCGGCGTCGATGCGATCAAATACGAACTCCACGAGTTGAACCACGTGTTCGCTCACGGAGGAATCGAAACGATTCAGTCAGAACGAGTGGCGATGGACCTCTTAGCGGCGAGCCCGACCCCCGCGCAGTCGGTTTCGGAAACCGTTCACATCGAGAAAGGCGGGGCCGCGAGGGTTCTCACGCAGGGGAAACCGCCGGCGGGACCGATAACGATTGGACAGTTCTTGACACGAACGATCGGCGATCTGGCCTGCTGCGACACCGAAGCGTGA
- a CDS encoding NAD(P)-dependent alcohol dehydrogenase: MRTCALTAVGELSLVERDRPQIESDEVLVRIDRVGICGSDLHYYQHGENSGNVVDFPHVLGHESAGTVVDVGSDVDSVSESDRVAVEPGIPCGDCSYCTDGEYHLCKRMEYMSSPPVDGALTEYVAWPAELVYPLPDDVSLREGALVEPLSVAMHACERGGVSEGDTVLVTGGGPIGQLVSEVAMARGAADVVLTDVVDEKLRLADRRGVDHTVDVTSEDPVSVVRERVDEDGVDVVFESSGAESAIELTTEAVKRGGTVVFVGIPLDAGLPADVVELIGGEYDLKGSFRFRDTYEEAIEGIRTGRFDVDGIVSFESPFAETQAAFDRAIEPESVKGVVRVSDDS; the protein is encoded by the coding sequence ATGCGAACCTGCGCACTGACAGCTGTCGGTGAACTTTCGCTCGTCGAGCGGGACCGGCCGCAGATAGAGTCGGACGAGGTGCTCGTCCGAATCGACCGAGTCGGAATCTGCGGGTCGGACCTCCACTACTACCAGCACGGAGAGAACAGCGGCAACGTCGTCGACTTCCCGCACGTCCTCGGGCACGAATCTGCGGGCACCGTCGTCGACGTCGGGAGCGACGTTGACTCCGTCTCGGAGTCCGACCGGGTGGCCGTCGAACCCGGAATTCCGTGCGGCGACTGCTCGTACTGTACGGACGGCGAGTACCACCTCTGTAAGCGGATGGAGTACATGTCCTCGCCGCCCGTCGACGGCGCACTCACGGAGTACGTCGCGTGGCCGGCAGAACTCGTCTACCCGCTTCCGGACGACGTCTCCCTGCGGGAGGGCGCCCTCGTCGAACCGCTGAGCGTCGCGATGCACGCCTGCGAACGGGGCGGCGTCTCCGAGGGCGATACGGTCCTCGTCACCGGCGGCGGTCCCATCGGACAACTCGTCTCGGAGGTTGCCATGGCCCGCGGGGCGGCAGACGTCGTCCTGACCGACGTGGTGGACGAGAAACTCCGATTGGCCGACCGCCGCGGCGTGGACCACACGGTCGACGTGACGTCCGAGGACCCCGTCAGCGTGGTTCGCGAACGCGTCGACGAGGACGGCGTCGACGTCGTCTTCGAGAGTTCCGGGGCCGAGAGCGCCATCGAACTGACGACGGAGGCCGTCAAGCGCGGCGGCACCGTCGTCTTCGTCGGCATCCCCCTCGACGCCGGACTCCCGGCGGACGTGGTCGAGTTGATCGGCGGCGAGTACGACCTGAAGGGGTCGTTCAGGTTCAGAGACACCTACGAGGAAGCCATCGAGGGAATCCGAACCGGGCGGTTCGACGTCGACGGAATCGTGAGCTTCGAGTCCCCGTTCGCGGAAACGCAGGCGGCGTTCGACCGCGCTATCGAACCGGAGAGCGTGAAAGGCGTCGTCCGAGTCAGCGACGACTCATAG
- a CDS encoding SDR family NAD(P)-dependent oxidoreductase: MSDSPTQTVSVSNKTAVVIGGTSGIGRAIALAFADDGADVVATSRDERAVAEAAEELRSRGAETVEVTCDVREMDSVENLYERVSSELGEVDVLVNSAGSVAKAPVTEMDAEDWERDIDTNLTGVFRACQVFGREMDEGSIVNISSMSAGQAREQRPAYCAAKSGVNGLTRAAAADLGPEVRVNAIEPGFVETPLAGDAFAQGTDLREQIDDRTPLERVAQPTEIAGAAVYLASDAASFTTGETLKIDGGYDDSSL; this comes from the coding sequence ATGTCTGACTCACCGACGCAGACTGTGAGCGTCTCGAACAAGACGGCGGTCGTCATCGGCGGAACGAGCGGTATCGGGCGCGCAATCGCGCTGGCGTTCGCGGACGACGGCGCGGACGTCGTCGCGACGAGCCGAGACGAACGCGCCGTCGCGGAGGCCGCGGAGGAACTCCGCTCGCGGGGCGCGGAGACGGTCGAGGTCACCTGCGACGTTCGCGAGATGGACTCCGTCGAGAACCTTTACGAGCGAGTGTCGTCCGAACTCGGGGAGGTGGACGTGTTAGTCAACTCCGCCGGATCGGTGGCGAAAGCGCCCGTCACCGAGATGGACGCCGAAGACTGGGAGCGAGACATCGACACCAACCTCACCGGCGTCTTCCGCGCGTGTCAGGTGTTCGGCCGGGAGATGGACGAGGGGAGTATCGTCAACATCTCCTCTATGTCCGCGGGACAGGCGCGGGAGCAACGTCCGGCGTACTGCGCCGCAAAGAGCGGCGTCAACGGTCTCACCCGCGCCGCGGCGGCCGACCTGGGGCCGGAGGTGCGGGTCAACGCGATAGAGCCCGGATTCGTCGAGACGCCGTTGGCCGGCGACGCGTTCGCTCAGGGTACCGACCTCCGCGAGCAGATAGACGACCGGACGCCCCTCGAACGGGTCGCACAACCGACGGAAATCGCGGGTGCGGCGGTGTACCTCGCCAGCGACGCCGCGTCGTTCACGACCGGCGAGACGCTCAAAATCGACGGCGGGTACGACGACAGTTCGCTATGA